The sequence CAGGTCCGCCAGCCCGCGCAGCACCGTGCCGCCGCGCTCGGCCACGATGCGCCGGGCGGCGCCGGGGCCGATGCCGGGGACGCGCAGCAGCTCCTCGTAGCCGGCCGTGCGCACCTCCACGGGGAAGCGCTCGGGGTGGGCGAGCGCCCACGAGGTCTTGGGGTCGCGGCCGAGCGGCAGGTTGCCCGCTTCGTCGAACACCACCTCGTCGGCGCCGAAGCCGTAGGAGCGCAGGAGGTAGTCGGCCTGGTAGAGGCGCTGCTCGCGGAGCGCGGGGGCGGCCGGCGCGTCTTCCAGCGGCGTCTCGCGGATCGGGCGGAAGGCGCTGAAGTGCGCGTGGTGCACCCCGCCGCCCGCGTACAGGTCGGTGACGCGCCCCAGGAGCGTGCGGTCGCTGTCCTGCGTGGCGCCGACCACGAACTGCACCGTCATCCCCGCCGCGCCGCCGGGGTGCAGCGGGTCGCGGGGGCGCCCCTCGGCGCGCTCGGCCTGCTCGCGCTTCACCAGGGCGCGCGCCTGGTCCAGCGCGGCGAGCGAGGTGGCGAAGCTCTTCTCGGGGGCGATCTGCACCAGGCTCTGGCCGCAGGGCGCCTCCAGGTTCAGCGACACGCGGCTGGCCAGCCGGGTGAGCCGCTCGATCTGCGCGGTCTCGGCGCCGGGGACGATCTTCACGTGCACGTAGCCGCGGAAGCCGTGGCGCTCGCGCAAGAGCTCCAGCACGCGCACCAGGTCGTCCATCACCTTCACCGGCCGGGCGGGGATGCCGGTGGTGATGAACAGCCCTTCGCACCACCCCCGCTGGTGCGCGGCCAGGAACACGCGCACCAGCTCCTCGGGCTTGAGCAGGGTGCGCGGCAGGTTGCGGTCGCGGCGCATGGGGCAGTAGTGGCAGTTGAAGCTGCACGCGTTGGTCATCAGGATGCGCAGCAGCGACACCCGCCCGCCCGTCACGCGCAGGTTGCGGATGTTGAGCGGCCGGAGCGCCCCCACGCCCCGCGCCTTCGCGTTGCGCAGCCGCGGCGGCAGCGCGCTCCCGCCCGAGGGCGGCGCCTCGCGGTCGTCCGCCGCCATCGTCATCAGCACGTCGAGCTTCTGCTCGAGGGTGAGGTTCGCCTCCATCCGCCACCTCCAGCGCTTCGGGTTTGCTTCGGTACATGATACCGAAGAAGAGCCGAAGCGTCAATGTTGGCGGAGATGACTCATTGGGGCGCCCCCATCGCGAGCGCGTAAACACGCTCGCTGGACCTACGGAAAGCCTCGCCAGGCACCGGTGTGGAGGGCCGGTCACGTCGAGCGAGGCTTCAACCGCATTCGGGGGGATGGATTCGGCTCGGGACGCGAACGTCACCGCATGACGAGCTCGGCAGGTTCTCTCCCTTCACGTGCTCCGCATGATGCGCGGATGCCGGCGTCCGCAGCCCGAAGGGCTTCCCGTAGTTCCAGCGGGCGCCTTCAGGCGCTCGCACGGTAGGCGTCGACCCCTCAGAACACCTGCCCCAGCGTGAGCTGGAGCTGCAGCCGTCGCCCGAACTCCTTCCAACCCCCGGCTCCGTCGTGGCCGAAGGGGTCGTAGACGACGTTGCCGAGATAGAGGTAGCCGTCGCCGTCGGGGTCGCGCGCGAAGAGCGGGTAGGTGCGCGCGGGGGAGGGGTTGTAGGCGACGTCGACGCGGACGGGGCCGACGGCGGTGACCGCCAGAACGCCGATCCCCGGCGTCAGGATCGACTCGGTGCGGCGGACGGCGGACGGCGCGCCCGGGGCGGCCCCGCTGCGGACCGCGCCGAAGTCGGCGAAGGCGGCGAGCTGCAGGCGGTTCGCCACCCACCAGCGCGCCTCGGCGCTCGCCTCCACCAGCGCCTCGCCGCCGGTGGCGCGCGGGAACACGGCGCCGGGGTCGACCTCCACGCCCTCGCACGCGCCCGCGGCCAGCGCGCAGCCGAGGTTCTCGCCCTCGTCCGCGCGGACGACGAGGAGCCGGGGGCCGAGCAGGTTCTGCGGGACACCGCGCACCCCGCGCGGGCCGCCGCCGAAGAGGCGCACCTGCGGCGGGAGCGGGTCGCGCGCCCCCGCCAGCGCGCCGGCGCGGACGCGCGCCGCCAGCTCCGCGCGCCCGCCCACGAGCCGCGTGGCGTTGCCCTCCAGCACCGCGCTCGCGAAGTCGTACTCCGAGCCCGTCGGCCCGCCCGCGGCGCTGAGCGTGGCGCGCGTCGAGAACAGCCAGTCGGGGATCGGGCGCAGCGGGTCCCACGTGGCCCGCGGGCCGAGGGCGGGGCGGCGGGCGCCCGGCGGCGTGTAGGCGGCGCTCAGCTCGGCGGGCGCCAGCGTGGCGGTGCCGGTCAGCGCGTCCAGCGCCGCCCCGGCGCAGACGGCGTACAGCGCGCAGAAGAACGGCGCGCCGGCCTCGTTGTCGCTCCGCTCGGGCGCGTAGCCGATCAGCCCGTCCAGCCCGCGCGCCAGCTGCGTCGCGTAGGCGATGCGCCCGCTCACGCCGCGGCGGATGTACGCGCGCGTGGCGGATTCGCGGCTCACCTCCGCGTCCAGCAGCAGCCAGCTCGCGGCGCCCAGCGGCTGGCGCAGCTCGGCGCGCGCGAAGTAGTCGGGGTCCGCGAACTCGTCCTCGCCGGCGCACAGGCCGCCGAGCTGGTCGGCGAAGAGGTTCGACCCGCCCACGCGCAGGGCGAACACCCGCGGCGCGCCCAGGAAGTAGCGGCTCGCCCACCACGCCGTACCGCCCAGGCAGGCGCTGCGGGAGACGATCCCCTCCGCCTGGAACCCCGTCCTGCGCCCCGTCTCCACCGCCACCAGGGTCTCCACCACGCTGTCCGCCGCGGCCGCGCGCCGGGGCTCCAGCGCCACGCGCTCCACGATCGGCAGTCGGTAGAGCCGCTCGGCCATGGTCTCCAGCGCGTCGGGGTCGAAGCGCTCGCCCACGCGCCAGCCCAGCCGCGCCCGCACGTCGCGCTCCTGGAGCGGCCCCTCGGCGCGGATCGTCGTCGACCCGAAGACGGCGCGGGGGCCGGGGACGGCCTCCAGCACCACGTCGGCCGCGTGCGCCTCGCGCGAGACGGAGCCGGAGACCTCAACGATCGCGAACGCGTAGCCCAGCTCGGCCAGGGCCCGGGCGATGGCCCGCTGCGCCGCCTCCAGCCGCGGCAGCGCGTAGACGCCGCCCGTGCCCAGCGGGAGGTCGGGGAGGTCGATCGAGTCCGCGAACGGCTCCAGCCCGCGCACCTGCAGCGAGCGC comes from Longimicrobium sp. and encodes:
- a CDS encoding BamA/TamA family outer membrane protein is translated as MRPAGGGAVVVVFRVEEGRPLVVRSLQVRGLEPFADSIDLPDLPLGTGGVYALPRLEAAQRAIARALAELGYAFAIVEVSGSVSREAHAADVVLEAVPGPRAVFGSTTIRAEGPLQERDVRARLGWRVGERFDPDALETMAERLYRLPIVERVALEPRRAAAADSVVETLVAVETGRRTGFQAEGIVSRSACLGGTAWWASRYFLGAPRVFALRVGGSNLFADQLGGLCAGEDEFADPDYFARAELRQPLGAASWLLLDAEVSRESATRAYIRRGVSGRIAYATQLARGLDGLIGYAPERSDNEAGAPFFCALYAVCAGAALDALTGTATLAPAELSAAYTPPGARRPALGPRATWDPLRPIPDWLFSTRATLSAAGGPTGSEYDFASAVLEGNATRLVGGRAELAARVRAGALAGARDPLPPQVRLFGGGPRGVRGVPQNLLGPRLLVVRADEGENLGCALAAGACEGVEVDPGAVFPRATGGEALVEASAEARWWVANRLQLAAFADFGAVRSGAAPGAPSAVRRTESILTPGIGVLAVTAVGPVRVDVAYNPSPARTYPLFARDPDGDGYLYLGNVVYDPFGHDGAGGWKEFGRRLQLQLTLGQVF
- a CDS encoding radical SAM protein encodes the protein MEANLTLEQKLDVLMTMAADDREAPPSGGSALPPRLRNAKARGVGALRPLNIRNLRVTGGRVSLLRILMTNACSFNCHYCPMRRDRNLPRTLLKPEELVRVFLAAHQRGWCEGLFITTGIPARPVKVMDDLVRVLELLRERHGFRGYVHVKIVPGAETAQIERLTRLASRVSLNLEAPCGQSLVQIAPEKSFATSLAALDQARALVKREQAERAEGRPRDPLHPGGAAGMTVQFVVGATQDSDRTLLGRVTDLYAGGGVHHAHFSAFRPIRETPLEDAPAAPALREQRLYQADYLLRSYGFGADEVVFDEAGNLPLGRDPKTSWALAHPERFPVEVRTAGYEELLRVPGIGPGAARRIVAERGGTVLRGLADLRRLGVVTTRAAGFLTLGGRRLQTVKWTEQLGFWGPEDDAGRPHLVYDVSPGTFR